The Methanobrevibacter millerae genome includes the window CCAAGTATCATTAACTAATATGTAAGTAGTGTTTTCTTGGTAATGTTGTCTTGAATCTTCTAATAGGTATGTACTGTCTTTTTTCATTAGAGCGGTGAAGTTATCTCCTTCTTTTACTTGAATTCCTTTTGTTAATTTAACGGTATGGAAACCATTAAATGGTGAAGTACCGTTTTGTGTGTGCATTAATTCATTATTAACATAAATTTCAAGAGTATAATCTTCGTTTGAATCAAAATATGTTCCAACTGCGCTTATGGTATCGTTTCCTTCGGATTCATAAGTCACTTTATATTCTTTAAAAATATATCTGGATAAGTCTCCCCCTAAATCTGTCTGATAATTTTTGGTGTAGTTTTCAGTATTGTTAATGATAAATCCAATAGCAAATGTTGTATTTAATAAACTGGTATCATAATATGATATGTAGTAGTATCCGTCTATTCCGGAGTCTGCACCCCAACTGTTTTTAATGATGAATGCTCCATCTCCGGCAGGTTTCATTGCGAAGTTGCTTGCAGAATAGTTATCATCCCAACCAACAAGTGAAATAGCATGATTTGTTCTTGACATATTGTTTTGGTAATATGCTGAAGTGTTTTTGTTGAAATATGGTGCATCATCGTATGCATAGTATCCTGTTGTAACAGATCCGCATTCAATTATCGCTCTTTTAAGTGCATCATTGTCTGTTGCATTTTTACGTGAAGGGACAAAGAGGGCATCCTGGATATGGATATTTAATCCAGTGTCTATTAATGGGGATATTTTACCTAATTCATCATAGGCATCTGCTTCTGTAGGAAGTACTCCCATCCAGCTTATGATATAAACTAATCCTTGTTCCCTATTCCCTCCTTCTGTAGAACCTTTTACTCCATATTTTGAATATTGCAACATGCTGTTTTGCATGTTGTTTTCTGAGAAATCATATTCTATTCCTGTTGCTTTTTTCAATGCAGCTTCCAGTGCTCCACATGTACCGAAAGTCCAACAGGAACCCATATCGCCCTGATTTTTAACAGAACTTGTCCAGTTATAGTCACGTGCATCAAATTTAACTGGTAAATCTTTTATGGTGATATTGCTGCCGTTAAGTTCTATTTTTGCACCAGTTTCATCTACAAGGGTAATATAATCAGTATTATTTAAGTTTATTGTGTCTTCTCCATCATTATCTTTTATTTCATAGTCTCCTGCAAATACAGCATATATCGCTTCACCATTATTTTCAAATATGTTGGACACAACTTCAAAGTTGCTGTCATAAATATAAATTGCATTTTTGGTGTTGTTCATAAATTTGTTATTTTCAAAGATGGATTTTTGAGAATAATCAAGATATATTCCTCCACCATTTCCGTAATCTGGTCTATTAATTTTATTTCCAGCAATTAGGCTATTATCAATACCAAATCTTGCATTTGATGTATAAATTGCTCCACCACCATAGTATGCAGTGTTTTCTATGATTGTTGAATTTTCTATAATTAAAATACCACCTAAATTACAGATTGCTCCTCCATAATCTCCGCTTGCATTCATGACTGATACATTAGTTAATGTTAATCCAAATGATGCATTTTCAGAATTGTCGCTTGAGAAATCGCCAAATATTGCTCCACCATTCTTTTTAGCATGGGTGTTGATAAAGATGGTGTCTTCAATTTCCACGGATTTTTCTCCTTTAAATGCAACTGCTCCTGCAGTGAATTCTGCAGATAAGTTTGAAAATACAGAGTCTTTAATTTTTGTTTTCCCACTACTGTATACTGCTGTCGCATATTTTGATGTTGCATTTACAAAAGCACAATCATTGATTGTAAGTGTACCTGTAGCATAAACCATTGAAAATTTTAAATTGGTTGTATTTGCAAATAGTGAATTTTCAATTTCCAAATTTCCACTTTCTGAATATACAACTCCTTTTTCTGCATGATTGTCAGTAAAGTTACTATTTTCGATGATTAAATTTGTACCTGCTATTGCAGCACCAAATTCTGCAGTGTTGCCCGTAAATGTAACGTTTTCAAAGTTTGTTAAATTGTTGCTTAAAATAGCTCCACCTATTTTATTATTTCCGTTAATCAAATTAAGATTTTTCAGGGTAACATTGGAACCTATAATTGAAAATATTCTGCTTTGGTTTGAACCGTCAATAGTGTGGCCGTTACCGTTTACAACAAAATTATTTTCTTCAATAACTATTCCATTTTTCAATTCGCTGTCCGTCGTATTGTCATATACATAGTCTTGAGTTAGTTCAATGCTACCAGTACTTGTAGTTATATCTGTCTGTAATGATGTGAAGTTTCCATCATCAGCAGAAACTGCACTGATAGATATGAAAAGAACTAACAATATTAAAAAATATTTTATTTTTTTCAATTTATTTCCTCCTTAATTATAATATTATATAATATGTTGTTAAAATAGTTTTACATATTTTGATAAAATTTATTCGATAATTTCAGTTTCAAAAAAATAGTATACTGGAAAGACAATTAGTTAACTAGTTAACAAAATATTTAAAGTGTTAATAACATATCTATATATGATATTCTTAACCGGATATGGGGGAGTTATTATTAAGTTTGAAAAAGTTGTTGAATCCCATACTTATGACAGATTTGGTGAAATATTATATATTCTTCATAAAAACAATAGAAAATACTTGAATGATTCACTTGCTGAACATGACTTAAACCTGCTTCAGGCAATGTGTATGCTGATTCTTTTGGGAAAGGAAACCTGCACTCAAAAGGAATTGACTGAATTTTTATTTTTAACGAAAAGCGGCGTTACAAAAGCCATTACCAAATTGGAAAAGGATGGATATATATCCAAGGAAAAATCCCCTAGTGACAGCCGCCAATATGTATTGAGATTAACTAAAAAAGGAATGGAAATGATTCCTACTCTTATAGAAATAAATAATCGATGGGAAGAAGAAGTCGGTCTAAATGATTTGGATGATGAATTTTTTGAAAAACTAAAAACTCTGGCTTACAATGCCATTGAATTGAATGAAAAAAATCAATAGTTTTCAGGAGAACTCTCCTTTAAATCTTTTTTTTAAATTAAAAAATAAAAAAGGATAAGAGCATGCTTATCCTAATGCATTACCATTTTTATCAAATATCAATGTTGTAATTAAATTATTTTTTGAATCATATACAGGAACATTCCAATTTCCGTTGCTGTTTAATGTTGCAGTTCCTACTTTGAAGTTATCATTGTTAATTGAAGTTTTTGCAATGTTTTCAATTTCACTTCCAGTAAGGGTATGATCATTAACTGTAACAGTATTTGAAATTGAACATCCGTTGTATGTTGAAGTAATGATGTATGATCCAGGTTCTAAATTGATATTTAATTTGGCCACGCCTGCACTGTTGGTGATACGGTAATAGAATACTCCATTTATGTTAAATTCAATTTTCTGATTTGCACTTGGGGTTCCTTGACCGTCAACTAATGTAGCTTCAAATACAGATCCGTCTTTATAGTTCATGTGGAGATCGTTTGCAGTTAAAACTGGCAATACCTTAATGTTGTTTGCAACTTTACATCCACCATATTCTGCAGTGATGATATATTCTCCAGGTTTTAAGTTAATGTTTAATTTAGCTATACCAGATGCATTGGTTTCACGGGTGTAGAATACACCATTTATGTTGAATATAACTTTTTCGCCTGCACTGGCAGGATTGCCATCATCACCGATTACTTTAACAGTGTATTGGGTTTCGTTTCTGAAGTATTTGGTTATGTCATTGTTTTCAATGATTCTTGAAATGACAGTAATTTTATTTGCACCATTTTCACCAGTGACCAGGTTTGTAGCGGTAATAATATATTCTCCCTGTGGGAGGTTAATATTTAATTTAGCTAAACCCTCATTACCATTTACTTTACGATTATATAATACACCATTAATGTTGAATTGTACTTCAGTTCCGTCAGCTAAGTATTTTCCATTAGAATCAACGAATGTTGCGTAGTACTGGGTTCCGTTTCTCAATACTTTAACAATATCTGTGCCGTTCACGGTAGGCAATATTGTTACTTTTCCAGTACTGTTTGTTCCGTTTACTTCAGCAGTAATTTCATATTCTCCGGATCCTAAATTGACTGCAAATGATGCAGTTCCATTTTCATCAGTGGTTCTGGAATATGATTTTCCGTTGATGGTAATGTTCACTTTCTGATTAGCATACGGGACTAGTTTACAGTCTGTTACTTTCAAATTAACTTTTTCATCATTGCCGTAATATTTGATTAAATCTTCCACAGTCAATACAATTCCTTTTTCTGTAACCATAGGTACGACATCTTCAAATCCTATGTATGTGTCATCTCCAGGATAAAAGATGGTTGCATTTTCAGGACCTAATGGAACATCGGTTATGTTAAATGTAGCAGTTCCGTTAATGAGAGGTGCCTTGATGACTGTACCATTAATGTCTAATGTTATTTCACCAGTTGCATCTTCGGGAAGGGTTACAACAACAGTTGTTCCATTATATTTGTAGTCTAATTCATATTCAAGTTTTAATATTTTGAATGTGCCGTTAGCGGTTGATTCTAAGAAATATTCATCGCCGTTGTATGTTGCAGTTATATTGTATTCTCCTGCAGGCAAATCTGTGTTTCTTAGAGGCATTACTAAAATACCATTTAATCCTCTAACTGTTGAAGAGTTAATATCAACAACATATTCCTTACCATTAACGTTAATTGTGATGTTACCTGTAGCAGCACCGGGCATGGTGATTATTGCAACTGGAGAGTCCTTATCAGTAACGTTTATGTCTTGAGTATTCATTGAAATTTCTGATTTCATTTTAGTTATTTCTAAAGAAGTTTCATTTGATTTAGATGCATATACATTGTCACCTTCGTAATCCATTCTAACTGTGTAGTTTCCCGGTTTTTTAAGGGTGGTTGATGCTTCTCCATTTTCAACAGCAACTGTTTCGTATAACTCTCCATTAACATATACTGCAACGTTACCTGTTGCATCTTCAGGTAAAGCTAAAATAACTTCGTTAACATCACTGGATATGTTAGCATCATATTCATCTATTTTCATTACTTCAACAGTGATTGTTGCATTGGATCCTAAATATTTGTCGTTTTCAGTAATGATGATTTGTGCTGTTGTATTTCCTGCGATAATACCTTTAATCAAGCCATCGTCAAATGAAGCAATACTTTCATCAGCAATTGTGAAGTTAACAGGAATATCATCATTGTTTGGAGTTATTTCATATAAAACAGTTATGTTTTCTTTAGCATAAATTTTATAGCTGTTTTCATTTAAACTAATTGAAGTAGCATATTTGGTTATTTCAAAGGAATATTCTTCAGAGGTTGCTGGAGTATATTTTCCGGTTTCATCACTGAATTCAGCATATACAGTATAGTTTCCAGCTTCAAGTTCTCCTAAGTCTATGCTTGCTGTTTTATTGTTCACACGGACTGTTTGATTTTTCTTACCGTTAACATATAAAGTAAGGTTCCCTTCTTTTGCCGTTACGTTAGCAATAATTGTTTTAGCATCACCAACTTTAGCATCATCCGCACCGATTAAGTTTAATTGGGTGTTAACAACAAGTGTTGTGGATGCATCTTCATATCCTTCGGTATGGAAAGTAATATCATATGTTCCTGATTCTACAGATGATAAGTCTGATACAAAACTTCCTTTGTCGTCAGTTGTATTTGTGGTGAATATGTCTTCTCCAACTGTCACTGTAATTTCAGTTCCTTGTGGGATGGTGTTGTTCAATGCTTTAATGACTGCTTCATCTATTTTTCCACCTAAATCTATGGTAATGTTTTCCAAATCAACTATTTTTTCATCATTGAAGTACCAGTCACCTTTGTTGTAGATTTCAAATAAATGAGTTTCAATTGTGTCTTCGTTTGTAACACCATAATTTTGACCGATAATCAATTCGCTTGTTCCATTATTTTTTAATGTGATTGCGATTGTTACGGTTTTGCCTCCGCCTAATGTAATGGTGGTTGCATTGATTTCGGCATTGTCATTTGAAAGTGCAACAGGAATTTCAAATTCAGGCAATTTGTCGTTATCAATGCTTAATGTAATTGTACCGGTTTCACCGATATATTTGATTTCAGGATAATCAATGTTTAAACTGGCATAAGTAAAAGCGAAGCGGTGAGGAACTATCATTGCATATTCTTTCATAACGGATTGAGCATCATTTGTACCCCAGTAATTACCTTCCATTATTAACTTTTCCCTAGCATTTGAGTACAGGTATTGGTTGGCAAGGAATACATTGTCATTTACAACAATTTCTTGTGTGCTTTCAAATCCGTCCATAGTATTGTTAATAATTCTATTTGAATTTATTGTCATTACTTTTGATAGGAAAAGTGTATAGACAGTATTGTTTATGATATCACTGTTTTCGATAGTCATTGATCCGATTTCATCATCCAATCCAATAAATGGACTCTTTTCATATTTATTATTTATCAGTTTACAGTTGTTAAGATAAACTGCAGAGTTATTGTTTAATAAAATGAGTGGACTGTTACCGTCACCGGTAATTATTGTATTTTTTATAGTTACACTAACATTTTCACTTATATTGAAGAGTTTACCGCTAGATGTTGGATAAATGCCGTTTCCATTACCATCAATAGTGATGTCTTTTGTTATGTCAATATACCCATTATTTAAAGCAGCTTCGTCAGATTCATTATATTGGTAATCAGATTCTAGTGTTATGCTGTCTTTACCGTTAATGTCATTTGACAAGTCAGAAAATGTCTTCGCATCTACACTAAGAATTGCATTATCATCAGATGAATATATGATAGATTTGTCATCGTTCAATTCAGTTGCGCTTACAGCTGAAAGTGATATTAATACGAATATCACAAGTAATAATGAAAATATCTTTTTATTCATTTTTTTCCTCCGTTGTTTTGTAAAATTAAATAGATTAACATGTTTCATCATTGCCAATCCGTTTTGGCATTTTTAAATCATATTTTTCTATTTGTATAGTACTAATTATTCTAGAATAATATACATAAACCAAATATGGTAAGAAATATATTATATAATTATTTTTTTAATTAATTAATATTAATAATTTACTTATTAATTTCAAAAGCTGTGTCTTTTTAGTTATTTAAAAAATAATTTGGAGGAAATCATTTCCTCATATAAAAATAGTAAAATTTATCGGTCACTTAATAACTCGCCAGCTACTCCAATACTCTCCTTTGGATATGCTTGGACTAAAACTGTTATTGCTTCAATTGGCAAGTCATATGCATCTGCAACAGTTTCAGATACTTTTTTAACCATTTCTCTTTTTTTCTCAACACTAATTCCATCGTTTCCAGCTATTGTAATTACAGGCATTTTTTCATCCTCCAATTAATTATATTAAAAACCAATTATAAAAATTAATCTGATAGGAGATATTGATTATGCTTGGTGAAGACGAACTTGTTAAGGTTTTTCCTGATTTCGCGGATTTGGTACAGCCTTCT containing:
- a CDS encoding Ig-like domain-containing protein is translated as MNKKIFSLLLVIFVLISLSAVSATELNDDKSIIYSSDDNAILSVDAKTFSDLSNDINGKDSITLESDYQYNESDEAALNNGYIDITKDITIDGNGNGIYPTSSGKLFNISENVSVTIKNTIITGDGNSPLILLNNNSAVYLNNCKLINNKYEKSPFIGLDDEIGSMTIENSDIINNTVYTLFLSKVMTINSNRIINNTMDGFESTQEIVVNDNVFLANQYLYSNAREKLIMEGNYWGTNDAQSVMKEYAMIVPHRFAFTYASLNIDYPEIKYIGETGTITLSIDNDKLPEFEIPVALSNDNAEINATTITLGGGKTVTIAITLKNNGTSELIIGQNYGVTNEDTIETHLFEIYNKGDWYFNDEKIVDLENITIDLGGKIDEAVIKALNNTIPQGTEITVTVGEDIFTTNTTDDKGSFVSDLSSVESGTYDITFHTEGYEDASTTLVVNTQLNLIGADDAKVGDAKTIIANVTAKEGNLTLYVNGKKNQTVRVNNKTASIDLGELEAGNYTVYAEFSDETGKYTPATSEEYSFEITKYATSISLNENSYKIYAKENITVLYEITPNNDDIPVNFTIADESIASFDDGLIKGIIAGNTTAQIIITENDKYLGSNATITVEVMKIDEYDANISSDVNEVILALPEDATGNVAVYVNGELYETVAVENGEASTTLKKPGNYTVRMDYEGDNVYASKSNETSLEITKMKSEISMNTQDINVTDKDSPVAIITMPGAATGNITINVNGKEYVVDINSSTVRGLNGILVMPLRNTDLPAGEYNITATYNGDEYFLESTANGTFKILKLEYELDYKYNGTTVVVTLPEDATGEITLDINGTVIKAPLINGTATFNITDVPLGPENATIFYPGDDTYIGFEDVVPMVTEKGIVLTVEDLIKYYGNDEKVNLKVTDCKLVPYANQKVNITINGKSYSRTTDENGTASFAVNLGSGEYEITAEVNGTNSTGKVTILPTVNGTDIVKVLRNGTQYYATFVDSNGKYLADGTEVQFNINGVLYNRKVNGNEGLAKLNINLPQGEYIITATNLVTGENGANKITVISRIIENNDITKYFRNETQYTVKVIGDDGNPASAGEKVIFNINGVFYTRETNASGIAKLNINLKPGEYIITAEYGGCKVANNIKVLPVLTANDLHMNYKDGSVFEATLVDGQGTPSANQKIEFNINGVFYYRITNSAGVAKLNINLEPGSYIITSTYNGCSISNTVTVNDHTLTGSEIENIAKTSINNDNFKVGTATLNSNGNWNVPVYDSKNNLITTLIFDKNGNALG
- a CDS encoding C1 family peptidase; translated protein: MKKIKYFLILLVLFISISAVSADDGNFTSLQTDITTSTGSIELTQDYVYDNTTDSELKNGIVIEENNFVVNGNGHTIDGSNQSRIFSIIGSNVTLKNLNLINGNNKIGGAILSNNLTNFENVTFTGNTAEFGAAIAGTNLIIENSNFTDNHAEKGVVYSESGNLEIENSLFANTTNLKFSMVYATGTLTINDCAFVNATSKYATAVYSSGKTKIKDSVFSNLSAEFTAGAVAFKGEKSVEIEDTIFINTHAKKNGGAIFGDFSSDNSENASFGLTLTNVSVMNASGDYGGAICNLGGILIIENSTIIENTAYYGGGAIYTSNARFGIDNSLIAGNKINRPDYGNGGGIYLDYSQKSIFENNKFMNNTKNAIYIYDSNFEVVSNIFENNGEAIYAVFAGDYEIKDNDGEDTINLNNTDYITLVDETGAKIELNGSNITIKDLPVKFDARDYNWTSSVKNQGDMGSCWTFGTCGALEAALKKATGIEYDFSENNMQNSMLQYSKYGVKGSTEGGNREQGLVYIISWMGVLPTEADAYDELGKISPLIDTGLNIHIQDALFVPSRKNATDNDALKRAIIECGSVTTGYYAYDDAPYFNKNTSAYYQNNMSRTNHAISLVGWDDNYSASNFAMKPAGDGAFIIKNSWGADSGIDGYYYISYYDTSLLNTTFAIGFIINNTENYTKNYQTDLGGDLSRYIFKEYKVTYESEGNDTISAVGTYFDSNEDYTLEIYVNNELMHTQNGTSPFNGFHTVKLTKGIQVKEGDNFTALMKKDSTYLLEDSRQHYQENTTYILVNDTWKDLASDKMTVSLKVFTKNSDATLQTEDLVKIYKNESQFYAVIDAANQTVIFEINNQNYTRTSNASGVAGININLNPGKYSIKTTYGNITALNTIEVLPTLIADNLVKTFKNQSQFYISLINKSGNYVPNTPITMNINGVFYNRTTNENGTAKLNINLIPGEYVLTATDPLTGLQMSYNITVLPTLIADNLVKYFRNESQFYISLFDSEGNAVPNTAITMNINGVFYNRTTNENGTAKLNINLIPGEYVLTATDPLTGLQMSYKITVLPVLTAEDLTMQYKDGSQFKATLVDGQGKALSGAKIQFNVNGVFYYRTTNDEGVAALNINLMAGEYIITSQYENAAISNKITISA
- a CDS encoding MarR family winged helix-turn-helix transcriptional regulator, yielding MIFLTGYGGVIIKFEKVVESHTYDRFGEILYILHKNNRKYLNDSLAEHDLNLLQAMCMLILLGKETCTQKELTEFLFLTKSGVTKAITKLEKDGYISKEKSPSDSRQYVLRLTKKGMEMIPTLIEINNRWEEEVGLNDLDDEFFEKLKTLAYNAIELNEKNQ
- the dmpI gene encoding 4-oxalocrotonate tautomerase DmpI, whose amino-acid sequence is MPVITIAGNDGISVEKKREMVKKVSETVADAYDLPIEAITVLVQAYPKESIGVAGELLSDR